The following are encoded in a window of Verrucomicrobiia bacterium genomic DNA:
- the rpsM gene encoding 30S ribosomal protein S13, with protein MPRILGVDIPREKNVWIALTYLYGVGRTNSKEILKKAKVDPIKRAKDLTEAEISTITTVIQENVKIEGDLRREVQQNIKRLMDIRCYRGMRHIKGLPCRGQRTHTNARTRKGPRRVVGGVNKKPPAPK; from the coding sequence ATGCCGCGTATTTTGGGTGTGGACATTCCCCGTGAAAAAAATGTTTGGATCGCGTTGACCTATCTTTACGGGGTCGGCCGCACGAATTCCAAGGAAATCCTGAAGAAGGCGAAAGTGGATCCGATCAAGCGCGCCAAGGACCTCACGGAAGCCGAGATCTCCACCATCACGACGGTGATCCAGGAAAACGTGAAGATCGAGGGTGATCTGCGCCGTGAAGTGCAGCAGAACATCAAGCGTCTCATGGACATTCGCTGCTATCGCGGCATGCGCCACATCAAGGGCCTCCCTTGCCGTGGACAGAGGACCCATACCAACGCAAGAACGCGCAAGGGCCCGCGGCGCGTCGTCGGCGGAGTCAACAAGAAGCCGCCCGCGCCTAAATAA
- the rpsK gene encoding 30S ribosomal protein S11 has product MAKKKKLKSVSRAHAHINASFNNTVVTITDPQGNAICWASSGSAGFKGSKKSTPFAAQVASEQAAKKAAEFGVKEVEVFIKGPGAGRESAIRALQAAGLQVSAIHDITPIPHNGCRPPKRRRV; this is encoded by the coding sequence ATGGCAAAAAAGAAAAAACTCAAGAGCGTCTCCCGGGCCCACGCCCACATCAACGCGAGCTTCAACAATACGGTGGTCACGATCACCGACCCGCAGGGCAATGCGATTTGCTGGGCCTCTTCGGGTTCCGCGGGCTTCAAGGGTTCTAAAAAGTCGACGCCTTTTGCCGCTCAGGTGGCTTCGGAACAGGCCGCGAAAAAGGCCGCCGAGTTCGGAGTTAAAGAAGTGGAAGTTTTTATTAAGGGACCCGGCGCGGGCCGGGAATCGGCGATTCGCGCTCTCCAGGCCGCCGGCCTTCAGGTGAGCGCCATTCATGACATCACGCCGATTCCGCACAACGGCTGCCGCCCCCCCAAACGGAGGAGAGTGTAA